One genomic segment of Spiroplasma endosymbiont of Poecilobothrus nobilitatus includes these proteins:
- a CDS encoding transposase, which translates to MGNKTSYSEEFKKQIVMLYKNGKSVINLGQEYNLPKPTIYSWVKNYNNSGSFKAKDNRTLEENEIITLRKELKDLKMENDILKQAALIMAKK; encoded by the coding sequence ATGGGAAATAAAACTTCATACTCTGAAGAATTTAAAAAACAAATTGTCATGCTATATAAAAATGGTAAAAGTGTTATTAATCTAGGGCAAGAATATAATTTACCAAAACCAACTATTTATAGTTGAGTTAAAAATTATAATAATTCTGGTTCATTTAAAGCAAAAGACAATCGCACACTAGAAGAAAATGAAATAATAACTTTACGAAAAGAACTTAAAGACTTGAAAATGGAAAATGACATTTTAAAGCAAGCCGCACTGATAATGGCCAAAAAATAA
- a CDS encoding IS1/IS1595 family N-terminal zinc-binding domain-containing protein, with the protein MKCPNCQSFYCVKNGHNPEGKQKYLCKKCRRASFDAFRDHFTYWSHLNY; encoded by the coding sequence ATTAAATGTCCTAATTGTCAATCTTTTTATTGTGTTAAAAATGGTCATAATCCTGAAGGAAAACAAAAATATTTATGCAAAAAATGTCGTCGTGCTAGTTTTGATGCTTTTCGTGATCATTTTACGTATTGAAGTCATTTAAATTATTAA
- a CDS encoding IS3 family transposase (programmed frameshift), translating to MGNKTSYSEEFKKQIVMLYKNGKSVINLGQEYNLPKPTIYSWVKNYNNSGSFKVKDNRTLEENEIITLRKELKDLKMENDILKQAGTDNGQKITIINNKTKYSVRKICNILGLLKSTYYYQTNKCINKQVNNYEQEIISAFNKSRKIYGARKIKVILNRKDIILSRRKIRFFIIKNNLVSKYTKLKYHNHKTTVNNDQINNILNRQFNNKKPNEVIVSDLTYVQVGAKWHYICLLIDLFNREIIGYSACPNKTAELVQQAFHKITRPLNQITLFHTDRGNEFKNKIIDEILITFNIKRSLSNKGCPYDNAVAETTYKIFKTEFIKGKKFKNLTQLKYELFYFVHWYNNIRIHGSLNYLSPVTFRKQMSI from the exons ATGGGAAATAAAACTTCATACTCTGAAGAATTTAAAAAACAAATTGTCATGCTATATAAAAATGGTAAAAGTGTTATTAATCTAGGGCAAGAATATAATTTACCAAAACCAACTATTTATAGTTGAGTTAAAAATTATAATAATTCTGGTTCATTTAAAGTAAAAGACAATCGCACACTAGAAGAAAATGAAATAATAACTTTACGAAAAGAACTTAAAGACTTGAAAATGGAAAATGACATTTTAAAGCAGGCCG GCACTGATAATGGCCAAAAAATAACAATAATTAATAACAAAACAAAATATTCAGTAAGAAAAATATGTAATATTTTGGGTTTATTAAAATCAACGTATTATTATCAAACTAATAAATGTATTAACAAGCAAGTTAATAATTATGAACAAGAAATTATCAGTGCCTTTAATAAAAGCCGCAAAATTTATGGGGCTCGCAAAATTAAAGTTATTTTAAACAGAAAAGATATCATCTTATCGCGGCGAAAAATCAGATTCTTTATAATCAAAAATAATTTGGTTTCTAAATACACCAAATTAAAATATCATAATCATAAAACAACAGTCAATAATGACCAAATTAATAATATTTTAAATCGTCAATTTAACAACAAAAAACCTAATGAAGTTATTGTTAGTGATTTAACATATGTTCAAGTTGGCGCTAAATGACATTATATTTGTTTATTAATTGACTTGTTTAATCGTGAAATAATTGGTTATAGTGCTTGTCCGAATAAAACGGCCGAACTGGTCCAACAAGCTTTTCATAAAATAACACGACCATTAAATCAAATAACTCTATTTCATACTGATCGTGGTAATGAGTTTAAAAATAAAATCATTGATGAAATTTTAATAACTTTTAATATTAAAAGATCATTAAGCAATAAAGGCTGCCCTTATGATAATGCTGTGGCTGAAACAACTTACAAAATTTTTAAAACTGAATTTATTAAAGGTAAAAAATTTAAAAATTTAACACAATTAAAATACGAACTTTTTTATTTTGTGCATTGATATAACAATATTCGAATTCATGGCAGTTTAAATTATTTATCTCCAGTTACTTTTAGAAAACAAATGTCTATATAA
- a CDS encoding alpha/beta fold hydrolase, whose amino-acid sequence MKFREWKHTLRDGIELHMYEWKPDNDKNIKGIVQLVHGSAEHAFRYDDFAKFLVANDYVVIAEDHRGHGKTAPSSEDLGFFAEEEGWEKIIDDLYEVTTYIKKSYTNQPIVMFGHSMGSFMIRHYAIKYGTNIAALVICGTAHYSKQLLKFSVKMAKIKQKMKGSKSKDNFIYKFSYAPLNARYKKEGNLGTEWLSTDKTVQEAFVNDPLTGQVFSTSAFKDMFTGLLFITNKKNIKNTPDNLPLLFIAGADDPVGKYGKMVMKTVDLYKKAGKKVKVKLYPNARHEILNEPIKKEIYQDILNFYNKSLFV is encoded by the coding sequence ATGAAATTTAGAGAATGGAAACATACCTTACGGGATGGCATTGAATTACATATGTATGAATGGAAACCTGATAATGATAAAAACATTAAGGGGATTGTTCAGCTAGTTCATGGTAGTGCAGAGCATGCTTTTCGTTATGATGATTTTGCCAAATTTTTAGTAGCAAATGATTATGTTGTCATTGCCGAAGACCATCGTGGGCATGGGAAAACAGCTCCGTCTTCCGAAGATCTTGGTTTTTTCGCTGAAGAAGAAGGGTGAGAAAAAATTATTGATGACTTATATGAAGTAACAACTTATATTAAAAAAAGTTATACAAACCAACCAATTGTAATGTTTGGTCATTCAATGGGTTCTTTTATGATACGTCATTATGCAATAAAATATGGCACAAATATTGCAGCATTAGTTATTTGTGGGACAGCACATTACTCAAAACAATTGTTAAAATTTTCAGTTAAAATGGCTAAAATTAAACAAAAAATGAAAGGATCAAAATCAAAGGATAATTTTATTTATAAATTTTCTTATGCACCATTAAATGCTCGTTATAAAAAAGAGGGTAATTTAGGAACTGAATGATTATCAACAGATAAAACAGTTCAAGAAGCTTTTGTAAATGACCCATTAACAGGGCAAGTTTTTTCAACAAGTGCTTTTAAAGATATGTTTACAGGATTGTTGTTTATTACAAATAAGAAAAATATTAAAAATACACCAGATAACTTGCCATTACTATTTATTGCAGGCGCTGATGATCCGGTTGGAAAATATGGAAAGATGGTTATGAAGACTGTTGATTTATATAAAAAGGCAGGAAAAAAAGTTAAAGTCAAATTATATCCAAATGCTCGTCATGAGATTTTGAATGAGCCAATTAAAAAAGAGATTTATCAAGATATTTTAAATTTTTATAATAAGAGTCTTTTTGTTTAA
- a CDS encoding ABC transporter permease — protein sequence MIKRESPQIGMLKAAGYYLREITLSYWSILMVSILIAVPTGWLVGITVQLFVVKLFNMFFIINWSFTWNWIIFLFLIGLFVIFLSLITFITCYFSINKTEVLSLIHPMRELKVNNSLARTVRSFHFKTFVGRFRMVVLSTSLKQAFTYLGIFALVTFTLTVSLLAPVYAKNFNTNYYKNIKYGSEVKYSNVISNNPFSYYKTYAWNGIDNVPKTTDPIEQDLYPIGGMTPLSNYYIIDGGGRQLNH from the coding sequence ATGATTAAACGTGAGTCGCCACAAATTGGAATGTTAAAAGCTGCTGGCTATTATTTGCGTGAAATTACACTTTCCTATTGAAGCATTTTAATGGTTAGTATTTTAATTGCAGTACCAACCGGTTGGTTAGTTGGAATTACCGTCCAATTATTCGTCGTAAAATTATTTAATATGTTTTTTATAATCAATTGAAGTTTTACTTGAAACTGAATTATTTTTCTTTTCCTAATTGGGTTATTTGTTATTTTCTTATCATTAATTACTTTTATTACTTGTTATTTTTCAATTAATAAAACAGAAGTTTTAAGTTTAATTCATCCAATGCGTGAGTTAAAAGTTAATAATAGTTTAGCCCGTACTGTACGTAGTTTTCATTTTAAAACTTTTGTGGGTCGTTTCCGGATGGTTGTTTTATCAACATCACTAAAACAAGCATTTACTTATTTAGGAATTTTTGCCTTAGTGACATTTACTTTGACTGTCTCATTATTAGCACCAGTCTATGCAAAAAATTTTAATACAAATTATTATAAAAACATTAAATATGGTAGTGAAGTTAAATACAGTAATGTCATAAGTAATAATCCGTTTTCTTATTATAAAACTTATGCATGAAATGGAATTGATAATGTTCCTAAGACAACTGATCCAATTGAACAAGATTTATATCCCATTGGCGGGATGACACCACTATCAAATTACTATATTATTGATGGGGGGGGGCGACAATTAAACCATTAA
- a CDS encoding ABC transporter permease: MKQEPTVAGILKYMLSYNFVTLSGTNLSLGIFNYLNNLVKNYSTGDSVRALVSGILYTVLPKALGIGAIPYPPFTDKEDYPALWRTCFSKATNGIIPAAVKEDWNKNPDRANHFALGIGTISYNPTTDDVFTSFDGTYNNKQFHVYGINPNTKMLKLSSAERAILANNDSKVINAISNVTALHRLNLNVGEEIELTPEVTTLQYNTGQHEWTEFTNNNTDLKYQNWKYNLSGNAVGWNVNNYQSLYSLDKSYFTYNTSSQTKYYVTDDRKSEYHNLNNVELWIPRNSTIEAIWSKKTITLSNGLQPILLKELTVDGNKIIRKEIIDNKEYWVIKPYDFSFGGAYSGDFIDGIPTTWYQAAVDNNFIKAAPSLTQRPVKVKIAKSIATYDTPRLFISINNANQINSFPINNIDNNLNIMQWYNGKYTTELQPSDQINHYALSSTNGDLSLNNFTTSYNSSVLTADYVGIKAKIMSRVIIVALSVALIFIVIIIMVSVITIYFAIDLFIKKFIKIIATMKVQGYNRWEINNLTLGIFIPFAVVGWLLGYFITRGLAWTITQRILMFFNFYVPIGTGLITLPIILGGIIILYVISYFISMKKINQLNIQEIVMMES; this comes from the coding sequence GTGAAACAAGAGCCAACTGTAGCTGGGATCTTAAAATATATGTTATCTTATAATTTTGTTACTTTATCAGGGACTAATTTATCATTAGGAATTTTTAATTATTTAAATAACTTAGTAAAAAATTATTCGACTGGTGATAGTGTTCGAGCTTTAGTATCAGGAATTTTATATACCGTATTACCAAAAGCATTAGGAATTGGGGCAATTCCATACCCACCATTTACTGACAAGGAAGATTATCCCGCATTATGAAGAACATGTTTTAGTAAAGCAACAAATGGAATTATCCCAGCTGCAGTTAAAGAAGATTGAAATAAAAATCCGGATAGAGCAAATCATTTTGCATTGGGAATTGGAACAATTAGTTATAATCCAACAACTGATGATGTTTTTACTAGTTTTGATGGAACGTATAATAATAAGCAATTTCATGTTTATGGAATTAATCCAAATACAAAAATGTTAAAATTATCATCCGCTGAGCGTGCTATTTTAGCAAATAATGATAGCAAAGTAATTAACGCAATTTCTAATGTCACTGCATTACATCGTTTAAATCTTAATGTTGGGGAAGAAATTGAATTAACTCCCGAAGTAACAACATTGCAATATAATACTGGTCAGCATGAATGAACAGAATTTACTAACAATAATACAGATTTAAAATATCAAAACTGAAAATATAATTTAAGTGGTAACGCTGTTGGATGAAATGTAAATAATTATCAAAGTTTGTATTCATTAGATAAAAGTTATTTTACTTATAATACAAGTTCACAAACAAAATATTATGTTACTGATGATCGGAAGAGTGAATATCATAATTTAAATAATGTTGAATTATGGATTCCAAGGAATTCGACGATTGAAGCAATTTGAAGTAAAAAAACAATTACATTGAGTAATGGTCTTCAACCGATTTTATTAAAAGAATTAACAGTTGACGGAAATAAAATTATTCGAAAAGAAATAATTGATAATAAAGAGTACTGAGTTATTAAACCATATGATTTTAGTTTTGGTGGAGCATATAGTGGCGATTTTATTGATGGAATTCCAACAACATGATACCAAGCTGCTGTTGATAATAATTTTATTAAAGCAGCACCATCTTTAACACAAAGGCCAGTTAAAGTTAAAATTGCTAAAAGCATTGCAACTTATGATACACCACGCCTGTTTATTAGTATCAATAATGCTAATCAAATTAATTCATTTCCAATAAATAACATTGATAATAATTTAAATATAATGCAATGATACAATGGAAAATATACAACCGAATTACAACCATCTGATCAAATTAATCATTATGCGTTATCATCAACAAATGGTGATTTATCATTAAATAATTTCACGACTTCTTATAATTCATCTGTTTTGACAGCTGATTATGTTGGTATTAAAGCCAAAATTATGAGTCGGGTTATTATCGTTGCCTTATCAGTTGCTTTAATTTTTATTGTCATTATCATTATGGTTTCTGTTATTACAATATATTTTGCAATTGATCTCTTTATTAAAAAGTTTATTAAAATTATTGCAACAATGAAAGTACAAGGTTATAATCGTTGAGAAATTAATAATTTAACATTAGGAATTTTTATTCCCTTTGCTGTTGTTGGCTGATTACTGGGATATTTTATCACTCGAGGTTTAGCATGGACAATTACCCAGCGGATTTTAATGTTCTTTAATTTCTATGTTCCAATTGGAACAGGACTAATTACATTACCAATTATCTTAGGAGGAATTATTATTTTATATGTTATCTCGTACTTTATTTCAATGAAAAAAATTAATCAATTAAATATTCAAGAAATTGTTATGATGGAAAGTTAA
- the nadE gene encoding NAD(+) synthase produces MMKELKQYLSYLVKWIKAEVTKSKCEGVIVGLSGGIDSAVVSLLAKQAFPNHHLAVIMPCHSDYFDQECAQLLINNHQLNYHLVDLTATYDNLIATLALPPHQLAFANIKPRLRMTTLYALAQSHNYMVLGTDNADEWHAGYFTKYGDGAADLVPIIHLLKSEVQQAAHLIGVPSQIISRPPTAGLWTNQTDEKELGFTYQQLDYYLQGKSVPAAIAQRIKQLHQSSEHKRRLPKRPPNIFSSLISVSKN; encoded by the coding sequence ATGATGAAAGAATTAAAACAATATTTAAGTTATTTAGTAAAATGAATTAAAGCAGAAGTAACAAAATCCAAATGCGAAGGGGTTATTGTTGGTTTATCTGGCGGAATTGATTCGGCTGTTGTTAGTTTATTAGCAAAACAAGCTTTTCCTAACCATCATTTAGCAGTTATCATGCCTTGTCATTCTGATTATTTTGATCAAGAATGTGCACAATTATTAATTAATAATCATCAATTAAATTATCATCTTGTTGATTTAACAGCAACATATGATAATTTAATCGCAACATTAGCTTTACCACCACATCAATTAGCATTCGCTAATATTAAACCACGGTTACGAATGACAACCCTATATGCTTTAGCACAAAGCCATAATTATATGGTTTTGGGCACAGATAATGCTGATGAATGACATGCTGGATATTTTACTAAATATGGTGATGGTGCTGCTGATTTAGTTCCTATTATTCATTTACTAAAATCTGAAGTTCAGCAAGCAGCACACCTAATAGGTGTGCCATCACAAATTATTTCACGCCCACCAACAGCGGGATTATGAACTAATCAAACTGATGAAAAAGAATTAGGATTTACCTATCAACAATTAGATTATTATTTACAAGGAAAATCGGTTCCAGCAGCTATTGCGCAACGAATTAAACAATTACATCAAAGTTCTGAACATAAACGACGATTACCTAAAAGACCACCAAATATTTTTAGTTCGTTAATTTCTGTTAGCAAAAATTAA
- the obgE gene encoding GTPase ObgE, translating into MKFIDVATIKLFAGKGGDGAVAFHRELYVPKGGPSGGDGGNGGSIIFVGDEGMDTLLDLKYQREIKAADGENGSIKNMHGKNAANKYIKVPLGTLIYNNQTNEIISDITTHRQEIVLAKSGQGGRGNARFANSKNKAPTIFEAGDLGETLEIRCELKVLADVGLVGLPNAGKSTLLAKISKAKPKISDYPFTTLTPQLGVIQDQKHHSFVVTDLPGLIAGAAAGKGLGHDFLRHIERCKLIVHVLDMSGNYGTEDVYQNYLNVKTELKKYNYKLELRPEIIVANKMDLEIAAKNLIKFKTQIPTAEIIEVSGLRNQNLSLLINKIGAALTKIKDNKALWQLDEVTSTEENYKVYNYTTPIEQEVEVVNLGNGVWKVAGAAVYQAYHKTPITTYDNLLLFNKKLQDLKVFEILRAKRAKAGDIVRIFDYELEWDG; encoded by the coding sequence ATGAAATTTATTGATGTTGCAACAATTAAATTATTTGCAGGAAAAGGCGGTGATGGTGCCGTTGCTTTTCATCGTGAATTATATGTCCCAAAAGGTGGTCCTTCAGGCGGTGATGGTGGTAACGGTGGAAGCATTATTTTTGTTGGCGATGAAGGGATGGATACATTACTTGATTTAAAATATCAGAGAGAAATTAAAGCAGCTGATGGCGAAAATGGAAGTATTAAAAATATGCATGGTAAAAATGCTGCTAATAAGTATATTAAAGTTCCGTTAGGTACATTAATTTATAATAATCAAACAAATGAAATTATTAGTGATATTACTACTCATCGGCAAGAAATTGTCTTAGCGAAAAGTGGTCAGGGTGGCCGTGGCAATGCTCGCTTTGCAAATTCTAAAAATAAAGCACCGACTATCTTTGAAGCTGGTGATTTAGGTGAGACATTAGAGATTCGTTGTGAATTAAAAGTTTTAGCTGATGTTGGTCTAGTTGGTTTACCGAATGCTGGTAAATCAACTTTATTAGCAAAAATTTCAAAAGCTAAACCGAAAATATCTGATTATCCATTTACTACATTAACCCCGCAATTAGGAGTGATTCAAGATCAAAAACATCATAGTTTTGTTGTTACAGATTTACCAGGGTTAATTGCTGGTGCAGCAGCAGGTAAGGGGCTAGGACATGATTTCTTACGACATATTGAACGTTGTAAATTGATTGTCCATGTCTTAGATATGTCAGGGAATTATGGAACAGAAGATGTTTACCAAAATTATTTAAACGTTAAAACAGAATTAAAAAAATATAATTATAAATTAGAATTACGACCAGAAATTATTGTAGCAAATAAAATGGATCTTGAGATTGCAGCAAAAAATTTAATTAAATTTAAAACGCAAATTCCAACTGCAGAAATTATTGAAGTTAGTGGTTTAAGAAATCAAAATTTATCATTGTTAATAAATAAAATTGGGGCAGCTCTGACAAAAATTAAGGATAATAAAGCATTATGGCAATTAGACGAAGTAACATCAACGGAAGAAAATTATAAAGTATATAATTATACCACGCCAATTGAACAAGAGGTGGAAGTTGTTAATCTTGGCAATGGTGTTTGAAAAGTAGCGGGGGCAGCAGTTTATCAAGCTTATCATAAAACACCAATTACAACTTATGATAATTTATTATTATTTAATAAAAAATTACAAGATTTAAAAGTTTTTGAAATATTACGAGCAAAAAGAGCAAAAGCAGGAGATATTGTTCGCATTTTTGATTATGAATTAGAATGGGATGGATAA
- the miaA gene encoding tRNA (adenosine(37)-N6)-dimethylallyltransferase MiaA — translation MQKKVILIVGSTGSGKTYLSIKIAQRFNGECINADATQIFNGLNLATNKITPSEQVGIPHHLLSTIDLNDNYSIKMYQQQGRKILAQLWTKNKIPIVVGGSGLYINALLKNYQFSDQGRDLLKTKEYEHISNYALWEKLAAIDPQESTKVHPNNRKRVWRALEYYFQTGTLKSVNDHHRNEWYIEPYIIGLLPVKTELHQYLSERVLWLTEWGLFVEVEAAYKYCNYDSTKQSMKIIGCPEIIRYLKGELSYDATLAAMVQANKVYAKKQITWFKYQLTNVHWYSFSYSQFYDLCQQIMVEFKNSNYLKS, via the coding sequence GTGCAGAAAAAAGTTATTTTGATTGTTGGCTCAACAGGAAGTGGTAAAACTTATTTATCAATTAAGATTGCTCAGCGTTTTAATGGGGAATGTATTAATGCTGATGCTACCCAAATTTTTAATGGGTTAAATCTTGCAACAAATAAAATAACACCATCTGAACAAGTTGGTATTCCACACCATTTATTATCAACAATTGATTTAAATGATAATTATTCCATTAAGATGTATCAACAACAAGGGCGAAAAATATTAGCCCAATTATGAACTAAAAATAAGATTCCAATTGTAGTTGGCGGTAGTGGGTTGTATATTAATGCGCTATTAAAAAATTATCAATTTTCTGACCAGGGTCGTGATTTATTAAAGACAAAAGAATATGAACATATTTCTAATTATGCTTTGTGAGAAAAATTAGCAGCAATTGATCCACAAGAGAGTACTAAGGTTCATCCTAATAATCGAAAACGAGTTTGGCGGGCATTAGAATATTATTTCCAAACCGGAACATTAAAATCAGTTAATGATCATCACCGAAATGAATGATATATTGAACCATATATTATTGGGTTATTACCAGTTAAAACAGAACTGCATCAATATTTATCTGAGCGGGTATTATGATTAACAGAGTGGGGTTTATTTGTTGAAGTTGAAGCAGCATATAAATATTGCAATTATGATTCAACAAAACAAAGCATGAAAATTATTGGCTGTCCAGAGATTATTCGTTATTTAAAAGGTGAGCTTTCATATGATGCAACATTAGCAGCAATGGTTCAAGCTAATAAAGTTTATGCTAAAAAACAAATAACATGATTTAAATATCAATTAACAAATGTTCATTGATATTCATTTTCTTATTCACAGTTTTATGATCTTTGTCAACAAATTATGGTTGAATTTAAAAATAGTAACTATTTAAAATCATAA
- a CDS encoding transposase, translating into MISHFIKTSPKTAWYNRQKIMKSKQLENTQLKFKTLNGQIKIDETFIKEIHKGNFKDKFDKRKIHLDSFSTNTKCCVQMAVDSNNNIYVKSTNTKRLQKQWIIENINKQLIKENSIIISDMQPLYLLVAKQTNSILLATKTSTNPDASYRKLNKISKLQSNIKESLIHYHGLGFTNIQNYLNLWKWKYQHKGLTPNQQSSVLYFNV; encoded by the coding sequence ATGATTTCCCACTTTATTAAAACATCACCGAAAACCGCTTGATATAATCGCCAAAAAATAATGAAATCAAAACAATTAGAAAACACCCAATTAAAATTTAAAACGTTGAATGGCCAAATTAAAATCGATGAAACATTTATTAAAGAAATCCACAAAGGTAATTTTAAAGATAAATTTGATAAAAGAAAAATTCATCTTGATTCATTTTCAACCAACACTAAATGTTGTGTTCAAATGGCTGTTGATAGCAATAATAATATTTATGTTAAATCAACCAACACAAAACGATTACAAAAACAGTGAATTATTGAAAATATTAATAAACAATTAATCAAAGAAAATTCAATTATTATTTCTGACATGCAACCATTATATTTATTAGTAGCAAAACAAACAAATTCTATTTTATTAGCAACTAAAACTAGTACAAATCCTGATGCTAGTTATCGGAAGTTAAATAAAATTAGTAAATTACAATCAAATATTAAAGAATCCTTAATTCATTATCATGGCTTAGGTTTCACGAACATTCAAAATTATTTAAATCTCTGAAAATGAAAATACCAGCATAAAGGTTTAACGCCAAACCAACAATCATCGGTATTATATTTTAACGTATAA
- a CDS encoding IS1/IS1595 family N-terminal zinc-binding domain-containing protein — protein MEKIIEELINSLTDDQFLEFHEKVKKEAELIKKQKCLNEIDQKFRDKGIKCPNCQSFYCVKNGHNPEGKQKYLCKKCRASFDAFRDHFTYWSHLNYEQWNLLIQI, from the coding sequence ATGGAAAAAATAATTGAAGAATTAATAAATAGTTTAACAGATGATCAATTTTTAGAATTTCATGAAAAAGTCAAAAAAGAAGCAGAATTAATTAAAAAACAAAAATGCTTAAATGAAATTGATCAAAAATTTAGGGATAAAGGTATTAAATGTCCTAATTGTCAATCTTTTTATTGTGTTAAAAATGGTCATAATCCTGAAGGAAAACAAAAATATTTATGCAAAAAATGTCGTGCTAGTTTTGATGCTTTTCGTGATCATTTTACGTATTGAAGTCATTTAAATTATGAACAGTGAAATTTATTGATTCAAATTTAA
- a CDS encoding ATP-binding cassette domain-containing protein has protein sequence MKQVVIKEHKVIDSTKPLVEVVDVTKKYKNKVALNNVNLVINSGDRIGVIGANGSGKSTLNEIIGGIRQPTSGKVHRQENLTIGLQFQESKYPIGISVMNMIKYYLNTFNISKKDGHLRELLRTYQLIGMENKFVEGLSRGQQQRLNILLSVIHDPDLVILDEISTGLDIEVRSEIFHFLQENIVDKRKAMFLVTHMMSEVEEFCEKYIYVQNGQIKEAGQVKDIVAKYGSVHNFTWQMFEKNKKADLEQQYQDVVKKTKKNPRVNKVDKWICDGRLRGKNKPLIDLMLKYYYKGFFVQFFLIVYPILLLFLNRFSFKQLNNNPGQNIHTLVGSIAMVQAMSVGIFIIPQTILEFKNSVLMKQIGAANIKPVFFVFSVMIVGMIFIVLSFLWTTIYSWVKNYNNSGSFKSKDNRTLEENEIITLRKELKDLKMENDILKQAALIMAKK, from the coding sequence ATGAAACAAGTAGTTATAAAGGAACACAAAGTAATTGATTCAACAAAACCACTAGTAGAAGTAGTTGATGTTACAAAAAAATATAAAAATAAGGTTGCTTTGAATAACGTTAATTTAGTGATTAATTCAGGTGATCGCATTGGGGTAATTGGAGCCAACGGAAGCGGCAAATCAACATTAAATGAAATTATTGGTGGAATTCGACAACCAACAAGTGGTAAAGTACATCGACAAGAAAATTTAACAATTGGTTTACAGTTCCAAGAATCAAAATATCCAATTGGGATTTCAGTAATGAATATGATTAAATACTATTTAAATACCTTTAATATTTCAAAGAAAGATGGGCATTTACGTGAATTGTTACGAACATATCAATTAATTGGAATGGAAAATAAATTTGTTGAAGGTCTTTCTAGAGGCCAACAACAACGATTAAATATTTTATTGTCAGTAATCCATGATCCAGACTTAGTTATTTTAGATGAAATTTCAACTGGATTAGATATTGAAGTTCGATCAGAAATTTTTCACTTTTTACAAGAAAACATTGTTGATAAAAGAAAAGCGATGTTTTTAGTAACACATATGATGAGTGAAGTTGAAGAGTTTTGTGAAAAATATATTTATGTTCAGAATGGTCAAATTAAAGAAGCTGGTCAAGTCAAAGACATTGTCGCAAAATATGGCTCAGTGCATAATTTTACGTGACAAATGTTTGAGAAAAATAAAAAAGCTGATTTAGAACAACAATATCAAGATGTAGTTAAAAAAACAAAAAAAAATCCACGGGTTAATAAAGTTGATAAATGGATTTGCGATGGCCGTTTACGCGGTAAAAATAAACCATTAATTGATTTAATGTTAAAATACTATTACAAAGGTTTTTTTGTGCAATTCTTTTTAATTGTTTATCCAATTTTATTATTATTTTTAAATAGATTTTCTTTTAAACAATTAAATAATAATCCAGGGCAAAACATTCATACCTTAGTTGGCTCAATCGCAATGGTTCAAGCAATGTCAGTTGGAATTTTTATTATTCCGCAGACAATTTTAGAATTTAAGAATAGTGTCTTAATGAAACAAATTGGGGCTGCAAATATTAAACCAGTCTTTTTTGTTTTTTCAGTAATGATTGTTGGAATGATTTTTATTGTGTTATCATTCTTATGAACAACTATTTATAGTTGAGTTAAAAATTATAATAATTCTGGTTCATTTAAATCAAAAGACAATCGCACACTAGAAGAAAATGAAATAATAACTTTACGAAAAGAACTTAAAGACTTGAAAATGGAAAATGACATTTTAAAGCAAGCCGCACTGATAATGGCCAAAAAATAA